ATAATATTCGTTACTATTTCGATCGTCGTTCTAAGAAAAGCTGGTGTGCTATACCCTTTCTCTAAGGGATTCGCATTGGCTGCTGGTATATCCTTGTTAGCTGTGGCTTGTCTTGCCCAAAACTACACTCAGAGTTTAATTCCCGTGGCTAACGATGGAATAGCCATATCTAACCAGATAGCTTACTGGATAATAGGTGAAGATGGTTGGTCTCATGATTTGTTTTTGAATACACTTAAACTATCGATTTTTTTCACCGGAATCATTATCATACTTTATCCAGTAATTCTTGTAGCTGAGTCGAAATTTTGTTCAAAGGCTTGATGCTCTGACATTACGCTAACGGGATTATTTCAATAAAACAAGGAAGCAGCCGATCAAAGTGAATGGTTGTTTTGTTCAAGTAAGGGCAGGATAGCACAACCATTGTAATGAAGCAATCGTCAAAATAATTAATTAACTACTGTACGTTGCAGGGGGATCTTGGTGTATTTTAGACATATCAGTATTGTATTGGGGCTAGTTTTTTTAATCATTACTGGATGCAATAACGAGGGCGCGAAGTTGGGTGCAGATGAGTTCAAAATAACAGGTGATGAAAAGACTGCCACAGAATACGTTAAGGCAAAAGGTTATAAAATTTCTTTGTACGATGGTCACGTTCAGAAATACACCTTAGACAAAGAGAAACTACTTTACGGGATAGCGGAAATGATGCCATATAGACAGACATGGGGGGTTCAAAAAGTAGAACCCGAAAAGTATTTCGGAATGGAAATATCCGTATATAGCTTCACAGTAACAAACCATCCTTTGGAAGAGCTTTACGATACTAAAACCAAAGTTTCAATATTGCTTTGTGAAGGCAAAGTTATAGGGGGAACATCCTTCCCAGATGCAGCAATGGATGGAGCACCATATTCGTTGGATGGAAAAACACTGGAAGAAGTAACAGGAAAGAGTTTTCACAAATGGAGTGAAGAATGGAAAAAGAAATACGGTACTTAAAAAGACTAAGCTAACGGACAGGATAGTGCAACAAAGTATACAAACAAGCTGTAAAAAAACTACTTATGGATGAGCATTTCCATAAGTAGGAGAAGGAAATTATTAATGACAGACCAAATAATTCATAGTAGCTATCTTAACTTAGTTATATAGTAAGGTATAACTATTTGAAAATCTGAAGTATCATTCCAGACAGTTATGACCCATTCTCTACTAGTTCTAGGATAAGATTCTGTTGCGAACACTCCCTTGGTTTTTGGATCACCAGGTCTAATTGACCATCCTCCAGAGATTACCCTTCTATTGATTGGAGCTAACATACTGAGTTCTCTGCTACCTCCTGGTGGGATCTCTACTCTAGTAAAGACAAAACGGTCAAAGCCATTCCCAATGTTTTGCGAAATACGTGCTTTTGTTGCACTTAATCTAATGATACTTTTCTGTTTTACAATTGTCTTTCTTGTAACCTTCTTTTTAATTGCCATGATATAACCTCCTCAAGTTTCATATTTGTTACAGTAGTTAATAGATGTAAACTAAAGGGATTTTGCTTGTGTGTGTATCTAGTTAATTTGAATAAAATAGGGGAGTCGTAGGCATAGTCAAGAGATAAATTCTGAAAGCAATGTAAATGGCAGAGCCATATTGAGCATTCTTCTTCTCCATTTTCAACTATGGCACTCGTAACGTTAGTTCAAAAAGCATGGGGCAGACTGCAGGCTGCTCTTTTTTCATTTAGCTAACTGGCAACAGGTAAGTAAGCTTATCAGGAACCAAGTCCAGCTAGGATTTGACTTATTAGAAGCATAAATGTGTGTTTTGGCAAACTTATGGGTTGAGTCACAACTAATGAATTCTAAATAATTCACTTATGTAAATAGCAAGGGAGGCGTATTCCGCCTCCTTTTTATGTTGTTACTTTTGATCCGAGTGAGGATCTTGATTAAATCTTTGAGAGATTTTTTTCTCTGTTTTCTTACGCCGTATCCAGCGCTTGAGTAAGCCTTCTTCTTTGCGTTCTTGCAGTGTTTCCTTCAAACCTTGAATCATAAATTCCGATCTTCGTCTGTCATCCCGACTAATCTCGCGTAATTCCTTAATAAATTTGTCGTCCATATCTGCCTCTCGCTTATTCAGGATAATCCCATTATACCGAACGTACGTTCTTTTATCAAGTTTTTCCATTACGAATGATTTTCGAGATCAATATAGTGAAAAGAAGCACAGGAACAATACGTGGCATGTGTGAGAATGATACTAGAGGGTTTGAGCATAATCCTCCATATATAAAGTTGAGAAACGAGAGAACGGAAGGAGCAATTCATGATGAAGCAGCGTATAGGCAGATCGTGGTTACTCATGTTGATGCATGGAATGCTGGGGATTGGTGCGATTATTGGAGGCGTCATTTTAATCATAGACCCATCCGGAAGTAAGGTGAATTTGCCCGCATCTTTGTTGGAGAACTCTCCGTTTTCCAGTTTTTTGTTCCCTGGGATCATCCTATTGCTGGTACTTGGCGTGATGCCTACAATAATTGTTATTTCGCTCATCTGCTACGTTCATTGGGGGCTGGGTGAGAGACTGAATCTCTATCCTGACCGCTATTGGGCTTGGACTTTTTCCTTGTATACGGGGTTTGCTCTCATCATCTGGATTATGGCGCAAGTGTACTGGATTCAGGATGTCTCTATTATTCACTTGGTCTATTTTGCATGGGGAGTGGGTATTCAAGTTGTGACCTTATTGCCCGGGGTACAGCGAATCTATTCGAAATAAACTGCTCGCTTGTTGAACAAATGGCTGCCAACGGAATCGGTTAATGATTCTGTCTGCGGCTATTTATTATGAGTATCGAGATGATAAGTGTTGCTGTAGTGATGCTGTCCACTTGTTTCTTGGACGGAAAGGGAATCGGATAAATCATATTGACATAGAACTATTATCCTTGCATACTTACGTAATATACTTTATAAAGTATATTTATTAACTAGAGGAATAGTCACATGTGGTAAGCATCTCAAAATCATAATCCGTATGAAACAGGGAGGTAAGTATGGATGGTTTACGTTATTATGGCAGTTATAATATGGGCAGGTACCTATGCAAGTATGGTCTTGTCAAAGCAACCGATTGAAGTGAAGCCTGTGAAATCGATGGATGATTTGTTTGAGTGAACAGTAGCTCTGCCGATTTCGATCCTTTTCCAGCACGATGGAACTCATGTGTTCGAGTAAGGCATTATGTTATGATATGGTGTGAATGACATCCATACCATTGCTTTGGCTCAATTGAACCAGAGTAGAAACGAGAGGGTTATGAAAAAAGCCAACGCTACAATGATGAAATATATCAATTTGAATAATGTGCGTGAAGTCATGCAGCAGATTGAGACGGCGACCAAACCGCAATTAGCTTTATTAACCAATCTTAGTGTTGTTACCATTAATGCGCTGATTCAGGAATTATGTGATGGCGGAGAGTTGTTCCAGGATAAAGTGGTTCCCTCTAACGGCGGTCGTCCTGCTCAGGCATATCGATATAATTATAACTTTAAGCTTGCTTTGGTTCTTTACATCAAAGAAATGAAAGGCCAGGAGTTGATTTCGGCAACGGTCATGAATCTGGAGAATAAGGTTGTGCTGAAGGAAGAGAGTATCTTGCCTGCTTTTGATAAACAGCATATGCTGCAACTTATCGCGCGTTTCATTAAGAAGTATCCCTCCATTGATATGATCGGCATCGGTATTCCGGGGCAAGCCGTGGATGGGGACATCACGGTGAGCAGTCATGAAGAGCTTATCCATTCACATCTGATACGGGAGATCGAGAGCGAGTTCCAACTGAACGTTCTCGTGGAGAATGATGTTAATGCAGCGATTAGCGGATACTGTACACAGCATGCGGATATGAAGGAACAGAGTGTAGCAGGAATTTATTTTCCGAACCGATACCCGCCGGGTATGGGCATGATGTTGAATGGACAGATGATCCGCGGGAAAAACGGGATGTTTGGTGAGATCAAGTATCTTCCTTATTCACCTGATTGGAAACGTGACATGAGCAAAGATGATTTTGTAGTGAACGTATGTCACATCCTGCAAACGATTAATGCCGTCGTTGCCCCGCACCAGATTGTCATTTATCAGGAACGTATGGAGAGAGAAGAGCTGGATTTGGCGTGGAAGCAGTACGGGAAGGATCACCCCATGCCGTCGTTGCCCGAGATTGTACATCAGGACTCGTTCCAACATGATTTTGATGCTGGGTTACGAGGAATGGTGCTTCAGGCGTTGAAGTCAGGCATTCTATCAGAAGCCTTATAACCCACAGGTCATGTCTGTGGCTTTTATTTTATAAGCTAACTCTTGTAGAGGAGGATTCATGATGCGTGAAGAAGAGAGAATCATGAAGGGCGTGTTGTTCAGTCCAAGTGATCCGGAATTAAAGATCATCAAAAGGCGGGCCCATAATCTCAGTCAGCGTTACAGCCAGACCTTTGAAGAACAGACTGAGGAGAGGAATCAGATATTGCAACAGCTACTGGGAGAGATTGGAGAAGGCGGATTCATGCAAGGCCCCATCTTCTTTCATTATGGTGTGCATACCCGAATAGGCGATCATTTCTTCGGTAATTACAATCTGACGATACAAGATGACGCGCTAGTGACGATCGGGGACTATACCAGTTTTGGACCCAACGTCACGATTATTACCCCCATTCACCCCATGATTGCCAGCGAGCGGAGACAGATGGTGGACCAAAACGGTGATGTGAAGTCACTATGTTATGCCAAACCGGTCACGATTGGAAACGATGTATGGATCTCGGCAAACGTCACAGTGTGCGGGGGCGTAACGATTGGAGACGGCTGTGTGATCGGAGCAGGTAGCGTGGTGACTCGTGATATTCCACCGCATTCTTTTGCAGCAGGCGTACCGTGCAAAGTTATTCGCAAAATTACTGATACGGACAGCATGCGAAACTATCCCGATGTTCTGGCAGATTGCCGTGTGCTGGAAGAATAAAAAAAGGTTGTCACCAGGATCTGTAGATGATCCGGTGACAGCCTTTTGTTGTTGTACGTTTACTTGGAAGCGTTATAGTTACTCAAGAATTCTTTTACTTTTGCAGGATCAGCTTTCAATTCATTCCCGGTCTGAACGAGCGGGCTTACTGTAGAGTATGCTTTGAGTTTATTGTTCTTGTAGAAACTCAAAATCTCATCCTGATTAATGGAGTATAGCACGGCTTTTCTCAGGTCACTGCTCTTGGCAACTTCACGATTGGCCGTGTTGAACAACAGATAGGAGACAGCGTTACTTGGCAGACTTTGCAGTTTCAGTTTGCTGTCATTTTCGATGATGTCATACTTGGTTTCAGGTACACCGTAGTATAAGTGAATTTCACTGCTGCGAAGAGCAGAGAGGGCGCTGTCTGCATCCGCGATGAATCGGACGTTAACCTGAGCAATTTTTGGCTCATCTTCCGTGCCTTTCCGGTAAGCCGGATTTTTTAAGAATACACCTTCATAGTCATTTTTATAAGACAAAATATAAGGTCCGCTAGTATAAAGGGTGTTATTGTATGCTGCGCCTTCAGTCACCGTGTTCTGATCACCGTAAGGAATATCTTTGTTGACGTCAAAGGAAGCTACATCATATGTGTTGATGCTCTCCACCTGTTTTTTGGACACGATACCCGCAGATTGGTGAGCCAGGTAGTTCAGAACTTGCGGGAAAGGTTCAGTTGTGGTCAGTTTAACGACCTGATATTTACCTGCGCTATTATCTGCTTTGGTTTTGTCCGTCACGAGTTCTGTAATTTTGCTGCCCAATCCTTGTTCCAATGCTTCGAGGATTGTGCCGTTACCGCTGGATTGTTTGATGGATTGTAATGCACTCAGATCCGTTACAACCTCAGCTTCTTTGATGTGTTCATGCAGACTGTACGTCCGGTGATCCGGAACGGAATCTTTATTTTTAGCACGATCCAGGGAGAAGATCACATCATCTGCACCGACACGTTCTCCTGTATCTACAGCTTTTTTGTTATCAATTTTCGCAAAGTTGATATCGTCTCTGAGAATGAAGTAGTAGTCCGAATTACCTTCAGCAATACTGAAATTATAGGACAGTGATCCTTCTGCTGTCAGCTGATCGTCATCTGTCAAGTTAACGAGACGTACATACATATTGGTGTTCAACTGGTTGATGGAGCCGTCGTTTCCTTTGATGGGATCAAGGGAAGTCAGTAC
The nucleotide sequence above comes from Paenibacillus sp. W2I17. Encoded proteins:
- a CDS encoding ROK family protein, whose protein sequence is MKKANATMMKYINLNNVREVMQQIETATKPQLALLTNLSVVTINALIQELCDGGELFQDKVVPSNGGRPAQAYRYNYNFKLALVLYIKEMKGQELISATVMNLENKVVLKEESILPAFDKQHMLQLIARFIKKYPSIDMIGIGIPGQAVDGDITVSSHEELIHSHLIREIESEFQLNVLVENDVNAAISGYCTQHADMKEQSVAGIYFPNRYPPGMGMMLNGQMIRGKNGMFGEIKYLPYSPDWKRDMSKDDFVVNVCHILQTINAVVAPHQIVIYQERMEREELDLAWKQYGKDHPMPSLPEIVHQDSFQHDFDAGLRGMVLQALKSGILSEAL
- a CDS encoding sugar O-acetyltransferase; this encodes MMREEERIMKGVLFSPSDPELKIIKRRAHNLSQRYSQTFEEQTEERNQILQQLLGEIGEGGFMQGPIFFHYGVHTRIGDHFFGNYNLTIQDDALVTIGDYTSFGPNVTIITPIHPMIASERRQMVDQNGDVKSLCYAKPVTIGNDVWISANVTVCGGVTIGDGCVIGAGSVVTRDIPPHSFAAGVPCKVIRKITDTDSMRNYPDVLADCRVLEE
- a CDS encoding ABC transporter substrate-binding protein, translating into MKKRTLISLLLILVIVISGCSVKTKTESQAETAPADTTETAQKSVDIELLAMSSSENDVNIVRDQLTKNGFNVKLNLQPDYGSFKSQQDAGNYDIALSSWTTVTGNPDYAVRSLFKTGGDYSILADGELDKLIDQAATQTPDEYKDTYKQLEDRLVTDQAYIAPLYISLKSQAVNKDILNVDTVRLSKSRAMAWEPIEFKDSSKNATDPLILTQSASVLTSLDPIKGNDGSINQLNTNMYVRLVNLTDDDQLTAEGSLSYNFSIAEGNSDYYFILRDDINFAKIDNKKAVDTGERVGADDVIFSLDRAKNKDSVPDHRTYSLHEHIKEAEVVTDLSALQSIKQSSGNGTILEALEQGLGSKITELVTDKTKADNSAGKYQVVKLTTTEPFPQVLNYLAHQSAGIVSKKQVESINTYDVASFDVNKDIPYGDQNTVTEGAAYNNTLYTSGPYILSYKNDYEGVFLKNPAYRKGTEDEPKIAQVNVRFIADADSALSALRSSEIHLYYGVPETKYDIIENDSKLKLQSLPSNAVSYLLFNTANREVAKSSDLRKAVLYSINQDEILSFYKNNKLKAYSTVSPLVQTGNELKADPAKVKEFLSNYNASK